A section of the Citrus sinensis cultivar Valencia sweet orange chromosome 8, DVS_A1.0, whole genome shotgun sequence genome encodes:
- the LOC102612600 gene encoding transcription factor MYB4-like yields the protein MVRTPCCEKMGSKKGPWTPEEDQILISFIQRFGHGNWRALPKQAGLMRCGKSCRLRWINYLRPDIKRGNFSKDEEETILRLHRVLGNRWSTIAARLPGRTDNEIKNYWHSHLKKRLKQNLISAKQQCDIVQALLHSDHNSNATVHKPVCNSTHQGIQNHPQDTPNFPPKSCNESTYIASENLPGIEGKYETRDFVAMGKMNYENCSNVMEFWYNILMNSGNSIEMQENSGH from the exons atgGTGAGGACTCCTTGTTGTGAGAAGATGGGGTCGAAGAAAGGACCGTGGACTCCTGAAGAGGATcaaatcttaatttctttcattcaaAGATTTGGCCACGGCAATTGGCGTGCTCTTCCCAAACAAGCCG GTTTAATGAGATGTGGAAAGAGCTGTAGACTACGATGGATAAATTACTTGCGGCCAGATATTAAACGGGGAAACTTTAGCAAGGATGAAGAAGAAACTATCCTCAGGCTGCATCGAGTTCTTGGCAATAG ATGGTCGACAATTGCAGCAAGATTACCAGGACGAACAGACAATGAGATAAAGAATTATTGGCACAGTCACTTGAAGAAGAGACTTAAACAAAACTTGATCTCCGCCAAACAACAGTGTGATATTGTTCAAGCATTACTCCACAGTGATCATAATAGCAATGCGACTGTACATAAGCCAGTATGCAATTCCACCCATCAAGGAATTCAAAATCATCCTCAAGATACACCAAATTTTCCACCGAAGTCCTGCAATGAGAGCACATATATTGCTTCAGAAAACTTGCCTGGAATCGAAGGGAAATATGAGACAAGAGATTTTGTTGCAATGGGAAAAATGAACTACGAGAATTGTTCTAATGTCATGGAATTTTGGTAcaatattttgatgaattCTGGAAACTCAATAGAAATGCAGGAAAATTCAGGGCACTAG